Within Elizabethkingia sp. JS20170427COW, the genomic segment TTTCGATAAAACCAAATCCTCTAGATCTACCTGTTTCTCTATCTGTAATAATTTTAGCAGATGAAATAGTACCAAAAGCACTGAAAAAGTTTTCTAAATCGCTACTGCTTGCAGCGTAATTGATGTTTGAAATAAAAATGTTCATTATAATAAAATTAATTTTTTTGGTTTACGTATTTACAGGAACCAAAAAACGAATCAAACATCTTATGAATTCAAATAAATAGGTCTGCAAGGTACAATAAATAAATTAGTCTGCCTAACTTTTACAAAGGTTTAATTGGCTACGTCACTAATAAATTTAATTCTCAATATTCTGATTTCCTCATCGCTTAGGTCATCTGAAAATTCTGCACAAAGGGTTTTCATACTGTCGGATTCGGATTCCATCATATATTCCATAAATTCTTCTACGATATCTTCGTCAAAATTTTCGTCAATATAGTAGTCGATATTTAACTTTGTTCCTTGATAAACAATACCTTCCATTTCGGAAAGAAGATCTTCCATGCTCAAATTTTTAGCCTTTGCAATGTCTTCTAAGTCAATTTTTTTATCTGTACTTTGGATGATAAACACTTTATGGCTAGACTTATTGGCAACTTGTTTTAGAACCATATCATCTGGGCGGAGAATATCATTTACCTCCACATATTTTCCGATAAAGTCTGCAAACTCTTTCCCAAATTTTCTCGCTTTACCTTCTCCTACTCCATATATTTTGGAGATTTCAGCAATGCTGATTGGGTATTGTACCGTCATATCCTCCAAACTTGGATCTTGGAAAACGGTGTAAGGAGGTATCTGATGTTTCTTTGCTACTTTCTTTCTTAAATCTTTTAATTGTGATAATAGCACATCATCCATACCTTTTGCAGCATTACTAAGGCTAGCCTCTGCTGCTGATTTTACAGATTCGGCAAGGTTATACACTCTATCCTCTGCAATTTCAAATTTTGGACAATCGTCATGCTCTAAACAATTCCATCCTTTTTCTGAAATTTTTAAAACGCCATACGTTTCAATATCCTTAATAAGGAAGTCTTGTACTACGGCTTGCCTAAAAATAGATTTCCAATAGTTATCGCCGTGTTTTTTTCCGCTGCCAAAGTATTCGTTATTCTCCAACTTATAGGATTTGGTAACCGCTGTTTCTTTTCCAACTAAAACTGTAACTAAATCTTTGGATCTAAATTTCTGTCCTAAATCTCTTACCAATTCTAGCACCTTTTTCAGATCTTTAGTTGCATCTTTCAGTACAGGAGGGTTAAGGGCATTATCATCCATCTGAGCTCCCAATCCATTAACAGGGTCAAAGCTTTCTCCAAAATAATAAAGCAAGTATTGTCTCCTACTCATCGATGTTTCTACATATCCCACAACTTCATTCAATAGCTGTAAGCCAATTTCTCTTTCAGAAACTGGTTTCTGGGCAAGGAATTTCTCGAGTTTTTCAATATCTTTAGGATCATAAAAAGCGATACAGTGTCCCTCTCCTCCATCACGACCAGCTCTACCGGTTTCTTGATAATAGCTTTCTAAACTTTTAGGAATATCATAGTGGATGACATATCGCACATCGGGTTTATCGATTCCCATACCAAAAGCAATGGTAGCTACAATAACGTCCATATCTTCCATCAAGAATTTATCCTGATTGGCAACTCTCGTTTTAGCATCCAAGCCTGCATGATAAGGTAATGCATTAATTCCGTTTACTTGTAGAAGTTGGGCAAACTCCTCTACTTTTCTTCTACTTAAACAATATACAATACCTGTTTTACCAGGTTTGGTTTTAATAAACTTAACAATTTCTTTATCTACGTTAACCTTCGGTCGGATTTCATAAAACAAATTAGGTCTGTTGAAAGAAGCTTTGTACACTAAAGCCTTATTCATCCCTAGAGTTTTCTGAATATCATCTTGAACTTTAGGAGTTGCAGTTGCTGTAAGGGCTATAATTGGGACTTTAGCAATTTTCTCGATAATTGTTTTCAGGTTTCTATATTCCGGTCGGAAGTCATGCCCCCATTCCGAAATACAGTGAGCTTCATCAATCGCAAAAAATGAAATGGCAACCTCTTTAAAGAAGTCTATATATTCATCTTTAATTAAAGATTCAGGAGCTACATATAACAGTTTTGTTTTTCCGCTACGGATATCATCCATTACGGCTTTGGTTTGTGTTTTATTCAGAGACGAATT encodes:
- a CDS encoding RNA-binding protein, producing the protein MNIFISNINYAASSSDLENFFSAFGTISSAKIITDRETGRSRGFGFIEMPNEEEAKSAIETLNGALFQGKNLNVSEAREREERPRRSFNNNNSRRY
- a CDS encoding ATP-dependent DNA helicase RecQ, translating into MNTKSANLAGSLKKYFGFSTFKGYQEQIITSLLEGNDVFVLMPTGGGKSLCYQLPALISEGTAIVVSPLIALMKNQVDAINGLFSDDGVAHVLNSSLNKTQTKAVMDDIRSGKTKLLYVAPESLIKDEYIDFFKEVAISFFAIDEAHCISEWGHDFRPEYRNLKTIIEKIAKVPIIALTATATPKVQDDIQKTLGMNKALVYKASFNRPNLFYEIRPKVNVDKEIVKFIKTKPGKTGIVYCLSRRKVEEFAQLLQVNGINALPYHAGLDAKTRVANQDKFLMEDMDVIVATIAFGMGIDKPDVRYVIHYDIPKSLESYYQETGRAGRDGGEGHCIAFYDPKDIEKLEKFLAQKPVSEREIGLQLLNEVVGYVETSMSRRQYLLYYFGESFDPVNGLGAQMDDNALNPPVLKDATKDLKKVLELVRDLGQKFRSKDLVTVLVGKETAVTKSYKLENNEYFGSGKKHGDNYWKSIFRQAVVQDFLIKDIETYGVLKISEKGWNCLEHDDCPKFEIAEDRVYNLAESVKSAAEASLSNAAKGMDDVLLSQLKDLRKKVAKKHQIPPYTVFQDPSLEDMTVQYPISIAEISKIYGVGEGKARKFGKEFADFIGKYVEVNDILRPDDMVLKQVANKSSHKVFIIQSTDKKIDLEDIAKAKNLSMEDLLSEMEGIVYQGTKLNIDYYIDENFDEDIVEEFMEYMMESESDSMKTLCAEFSDDLSDEEIRILRIKFISDVAN